A window from Citrus sinensis cultivar Valencia sweet orange chromosome 3, DVS_A1.0, whole genome shotgun sequence encodes these proteins:
- the LOC102627363 gene encoding probable myosin-binding protein 5 yields the protein MAKRSFKSYVEQELGKFPHFLIYAVLEWVLIIILFIDGFLAFAANEFAKFFELKIPCLLCTRIDHVLVHRNPNFYYNESICEAHKKDVSSLAYCHVHKKLSDIRKMCEPCLLSFATGRESGDCDTYKSLVGILQKDMELIVDDDEMQLTLPPNKKDEMVHVEKSSVQCCSCCGEPLKVKSYPKGKNSGLTSQAPAPSPRASFLTSRIEEQRNMDLTRNLELPHIRYTELKFSADNESELPEDEGSSNALSLSKPFKDETTAAAVPLLTDAEDFNEDKTPTFIRGNKFFGIPLSDSAQASPRWSTRILRKSPLEKTEDAEGNVSNEAYGDSILHHLNRQVRLDRKSLMDLYMELDEERSAAAVAANNAMAMITRLQAEKAAVQMDALQYQRMMEEQAEYDQEALQSTKELLTKREEEIKDLEAEIEAYREKYGILREEEIDGQEGEADDDYQDFISKSCSSNNEKSDSSSPPDGFVEVSCDGEGVKINDQAGPLPDENEGNTDDKLLKSKHMGNLKITDKKVHFATDDVISSLQSS from the exons ATGGCAAAGCGTTCATTTAAATCTTATGTTGAGCAGGAGCTGGGAAAGTTCCCGCATTTCTTGATTTATGCCGTTCTTGAATGGGTGTTAATCATTATTCTATTCATTGATGGGTTTCTTGCATTTGCTGCCAATGAATTTGCCAAGTTCTTTGAGTTGAAGATCCCTTGCTTGCTTTGCACTAGAATTGATCATGTTCTTGTTCATAGGAAtcctaatttttattacaatgaATCCATATGTGAGGCTCACAAGAAGGATGTATCATCCCTTGCATATTGTCATGTCCACAAGAAACTTTCTGATATAAGGAAGATGTGCGAGCCGTGTCTCCTCTCATTTGCTACGGGCAGAGAATCTGGGGATTGTGATACGTACAAGTCTCTTGTGGGGATTTTGCAGAAGGATATGGAGTTGATtgtagatgatgatgaaatgcAATTGACATTGCCTCCTAATAAGAAGGATGAAATGGTGCATGTGGAGAAGAGCAGTGTTCAATGCTGCTCGTGCTGTGGGGAGCCATTGAAGGTAAAGTCCTATCCAAAGGGGAAAAATTCTGGCCTGACATCACAAGCGCCTGCTCCTTCTCCACGAGCATCATTCTTGACCTCGAGGATTGAGGAGCAGAGAAATATGGACCTGACCCGCAATTTGGAGTTGCCCCACATACGATACACAGAACTCAAGTTTAGTGCAGATAATGAATCAGAGCTTCCAGAAGATGAGGGCAGCTCTAATGCACTGAGTCTCAGTAAGCCAT TTAAGGACGAAACGACAGCTGCAGCAGTGCCGCTGCTGACAGATGCCGAGGATTTTAATGAAGATAAGACGCCTACTTTTATTAGAGGAAACAAGTTTTTCGGAATCCCCCTTTCAGATTCAGCTCAAGCCAGTCCAAGGTGGAGTACTAGGATTCTGAGGAAATCGCCACTTGAGAAAACGGAGGATGCTGAGGGGAATGTTTCAAATGAAGCTTATGGTGATTCAATTTTGCACCATCTGAATAGACAGGTTCGTTTGGATCGCAAGTCACTGATGGATTTGTACATGGAATTAGACGAGGAAAGAAGTGCAGCTGCTGTTGCAGCTAACAATGCAATGGCTATGATCACCAGATTGCAAGCAGAGAAGGCAGCTGTTCAGATGGATGCCCTACAATATCAAAGGATGATGGAGGAGCAGGCAGAGTATGACCAGGAAGCCTTGCAATCAACAAAGGAGTTGCTCACAAAAAGAGAGGAAGAAATCAAGGACTTAGAGGCTGAAATTGAGGCTTATAGAGAAAAATATGGAATCTTAAgggaagaagaaattgatggGCAAGAAGGTGAAGCTGATGACGATTATCAGGATTTTATATCAAAATCCTGCTCATCCAACAATGAAAAATCTGACTCTAGCAGCCCGCCTGATGGTTTTGTTGAAGTGTCTTGTGATGGAGAAGGTGTGAAGATTAATGATCAAGCTGGGCCATTGCCGGATGAGAATGAAGGGAACACCGATGACAAATTACTGAAATCCAAACATATGGGCAATCTGAAAATCACAGACAAGAAAGTTCACTTTGCTACAGATGATGTGATCTCTTCCTTGCAGTCTAGCTAA